One Streptomyces sp. NBC_00223 genomic window carries:
- a CDS encoding 3-deoxy-7-phosphoheptulonate synthase class II, translating into MTVTEAGSPDLRPVPGAQQPRWPDPLALRRVLADLAAAPPLTSPARSDRLRERLAAVARGEAFLLQGGDCAETFDGNGPERVRGKLRTLREMAGVLTAATGVPVVRVGRIAGQYAKPRSAPTETRGGLTLPSYRGDAVNGPDFTASARTPDPGRLRRMYDASAETMSVLRALSPDGGPGPGRAVPDDLAQDAADAELFTSHEALLLEYEHALTRIASGTGRPYGLSGHMLWIGERTRGLDGEHIAFAARIGNPVGVKLGPTATADEALALIDRIDPRREPGRLTLITRMGADRVRDLLPGLVEKVTACGARVVWVCDPMHGNTVQAPTGHKTRVYDTVLDEIRGFFEVHRALGTHPGGVHLELTGEDVTECVGGPEGLGFADLPLRYETACDPRLNRAQARELSHAVAELLAG; encoded by the coding sequence ATGACCGTCACCGAAGCGGGCTCACCGGATCTGCGGCCCGTCCCCGGCGCGCAGCAGCCCCGCTGGCCCGACCCCTTGGCGCTGCGCCGGGTCCTCGCCGACCTCGCGGCCGCCCCGCCGCTGACCTCGCCCGCGCGCAGCGACCGGCTGCGCGAGCGCCTGGCGGCCGTGGCCCGCGGTGAGGCGTTCCTGCTCCAGGGCGGGGACTGCGCGGAGACCTTCGACGGCAACGGCCCCGAGCGGGTGCGCGGCAAGCTGCGGACCCTGCGGGAGATGGCCGGTGTGCTCACCGCGGCCACGGGCGTGCCGGTGGTGCGGGTCGGGCGGATCGCCGGGCAGTACGCCAAGCCGCGGTCCGCGCCGACCGAGACCCGCGGCGGGCTGACCCTGCCCTCCTACCGGGGCGACGCGGTCAACGGCCCGGACTTCACCGCGTCGGCCCGCACCCCCGACCCCGGGCGGCTGCGGCGGATGTACGACGCCTCAGCGGAGACGATGAGTGTGCTGCGGGCGCTGTCCCCGGACGGCGGGCCCGGCCCGGGGCGGGCCGTACCGGACGACCTCGCCCAGGACGCGGCGGACGCGGAGTTGTTCACCAGCCACGAGGCACTGCTCCTGGAGTACGAGCACGCCCTGACCCGGATCGCCTCCGGCACCGGCCGCCCGTACGGGCTGTCCGGGCACATGCTGTGGATCGGCGAGCGGACCCGGGGGCTCGACGGCGAGCACATCGCGTTCGCCGCGCGGATCGGCAACCCGGTCGGGGTCAAGCTCGGGCCGACCGCGACCGCCGACGAGGCCCTCGCGCTGATCGACCGGATCGATCCTCGGCGTGAACCGGGCCGGCTCACCCTGATCACGCGCATGGGCGCCGACCGGGTGCGCGATCTGCTGCCCGGTCTGGTCGAGAAGGTCACGGCCTGCGGCGCCAGGGTGGTGTGGGTCTGCGACCCGATGCACGGCAACACCGTCCAGGCCCCCACCGGCCACAAGACCCGCGTGTACGACACGGTGCTCGACGAGATCCGGGGCTTCTTCGAGGTCCACCGCGCGCTGGGCACCCACCCCGGCGGCGTCCATCTGGAACTCACCGGCGAGGACGTCACCGAGTGCGTCGGCGGCCCGGAAGGGCTCGGCTTCGCCGACCTCCCGCTGCGGTACGAGACCGCCTGCGACCCCCGGCTCAATCGCGCCCAGGCGCGCGAACTGTCCCACGCGGTGGCCGAGTTACTGGCCGGCTGA
- a CDS encoding NAD-dependent epimerase/dehydratase family protein, with the protein MTRIFVAGGTGAVGRLLVPLLVEAGHQVTGGTRTAEGVEDLHAHGAEGVRLDVFDRDAVADALTAAAPEVVVHQLTSLAGGNPVDNARIRREGTRNLVDAAKKAGVRRIVAQSISWAYEEGGVPADETTPLDTGAPDPRATSVGGIVALEDAAAEIEEHVVLRYGTFYGPGTWYAPGGLMAGKLADGALPAHSGVSSFVHVEDAARAAVLALGWPSGPVNVVDDEPAAAREWVPALAAALGLAVPEPSEGGAGWERGAVNAKARSLGWTPAHTTWRTGFAHQG; encoded by the coding sequence ATGACGCGCATCTTCGTCGCTGGAGGCACCGGGGCCGTGGGGCGGCTGCTCGTGCCGCTCCTGGTCGAGGCCGGGCACCAGGTCACGGGCGGTACCCGTACGGCCGAGGGGGTGGAGGACCTGCACGCCCACGGCGCCGAAGGAGTACGGCTCGACGTCTTCGACCGCGACGCGGTGGCCGACGCCCTGACCGCCGCCGCCCCCGAGGTCGTCGTCCACCAGCTGACCTCGCTGGCCGGCGGCAACCCCGTCGACAACGCCCGTATCCGCCGCGAGGGCACCCGCAACCTGGTGGACGCGGCGAAGAAGGCCGGAGTGCGGCGGATCGTCGCCCAGTCCATCTCCTGGGCGTACGAGGAGGGCGGCGTCCCCGCCGACGAGACGACCCCGCTGGACACCGGCGCGCCCGACCCCCGCGCGACCAGCGTCGGCGGCATCGTCGCCCTGGAGGACGCGGCGGCGGAGATCGAGGAGCATGTCGTCCTGCGGTACGGGACCTTCTACGGCCCCGGCACCTGGTACGCGCCCGGCGGTCTGATGGCCGGCAAGCTCGCGGACGGCGCGCTGCCCGCCCACTCCGGCGTCTCCTCCTTCGTGCACGTCGAGGACGCCGCCCGGGCCGCCGTACTCGCGCTGGGCTGGCCGAGCGGCCCGGTCAACGTCGTGGACGACGAGCCCGCGGCCGCCCGGGAGTGGGTGCCCGCGCTGGCCGCGGCCCTGGGCCTGGCCGTGCCCGAGCCGTCGGAGGGCGGCGCGGGCTGGGAGCGCGGGGCCGTCAACGCCAAGGCGCGGAGCCTGGGATGGACGCCCGCGCACACCACGTGGCGGACCGGGTTCGCCCACCAGGGCTGA
- a CDS encoding MFS transporter: MITRGPRPGGSLSGPALPGAGVSRTLVLFLSVACGLIVANNYYAQPLLPELRESFHVSSGLVGLCITLNQLGYAAGLVLLVPLGDLLARRPMIVTMLVLDAVALAGAAAAPGAWALVAALTVAGLTGTAINILIPMAATLARDDQRGQVVGTLMTGLLLGILLARTVAGALDQLVGWRFVYAVAAAIIAVLAALSRVMLPDLPATPGSTYGRLLASVGSLIAAEPFLRRRMATGALGFGVFQLLWTALPFMLSDDPYGYSPGVIGLFGLLGVAGALCAQPAGRLQDRGLAHAATGVLLAAIGVSWALLSGSGTLLLVVAGILVLDVGVQGVHVLNQTRIYAYPPRIRSRVTTAYMSAYFLGGSAGGALAVTLYPRWGWTGVCVAGGVLTAAALALWTTDRTRPPSAAPAAVPAPAPGLRPAEDANAHD; the protein is encoded by the coding sequence ATGATCACCCGCGGACCTCGGCCCGGTGGCTCCCTGTCCGGCCCCGCCCTGCCGGGAGCGGGCGTCTCCCGCACTCTGGTGCTGTTCCTGTCCGTGGCGTGCGGTCTGATCGTCGCCAACAACTACTACGCCCAGCCGCTGCTGCCTGAGCTGCGCGAGAGCTTCCATGTCTCCTCCGGGCTGGTCGGGCTGTGCATCACGCTCAACCAACTCGGTTACGCGGCCGGCCTGGTGCTGCTGGTGCCGCTGGGCGACCTGCTGGCCCGCCGCCCGATGATCGTCACCATGCTCGTCCTCGACGCGGTGGCGCTGGCCGGGGCGGCCGCGGCGCCCGGCGCCTGGGCGCTGGTCGCGGCCCTCACGGTGGCCGGCCTGACGGGCACGGCGATCAACATCCTGATCCCCATGGCCGCCACCCTCGCCCGCGACGACCAGCGCGGTCAGGTCGTCGGCACGTTGATGACCGGGCTGCTGCTGGGCATCCTGCTGGCCCGGACCGTGGCCGGCGCCCTGGACCAACTGGTCGGCTGGCGCTTCGTCTACGCGGTGGCCGCCGCGATCATCGCCGTGCTGGCGGCCCTGTCCCGTGTGATGCTGCCCGACCTGCCCGCGACACCCGGCTCGACCTACGGCCGGCTGCTCGCCTCGGTCGGCTCGCTGATCGCCGCCGAGCCCTTCCTGCGGCGCCGGATGGCCACCGGGGCCCTGGGCTTCGGCGTCTTCCAACTGCTGTGGACCGCACTGCCGTTCATGCTCTCCGACGATCCCTACGGCTACTCGCCCGGCGTCATCGGCCTGTTCGGCCTGCTCGGCGTCGCCGGGGCGCTGTGCGCCCAGCCCGCGGGCCGGCTCCAGGACCGGGGACTGGCCCACGCCGCGACCGGGGTGCTGCTGGCCGCCATCGGCGTGTCCTGGGCACTGCTCAGCGGCAGCGGAACGCTGCTGCTGGTGGTCGCGGGCATCCTGGTGCTCGACGTGGGCGTGCAGGGCGTGCACGTCCTCAACCAGACCCGGATCTACGCCTACCCGCCGCGGATCAGGTCGCGGGTCACCACGGCCTACATGTCCGCGTACTTCCTGGGCGGTTCTGCGGGCGGCGCGCTGGCGGTCACGCTGTACCCGCGCTGGGGCTGGACGGGGGTGTGCGTCGCGGGCGGCGTGCTCACCGCGGCGGCCCTCGCGCTGTGGACGACCGACCGCACCCGGCCGCCGTCGGCCGCGCCGGCAGCGGTGCCGGCGCCCGCACCGGGCCTGCGGCCCGCCGAGGACGCCAACGCGCACGACTGA
- the pdxR gene encoding MocR-like pyridoxine biosynthesis transcription factor PdxR, translating to MTGAVAGLDLWLELPAHGTRARALEEALRTAIREGRLTVGTRLPPTRGLAAELGLSRGTVSQAYTQLTGEGWLTTRPGRAGTRVAEQPRPEAAATAPPPAAPAAREPRHDLGPGRPDVAAFPRAEWLRAVRQALREAPAEAFGYGDPRGRPELRTALAGYLGRARGVRVDPANLVVCSGYTQALGLLTGVFADAGVRTIGMEDPALADHVAIARGRLTVVDIPVDDEGMRLEALARPDIRAVACTPAHQFPLGVSMSSARRTGLLTWARERDGWIVEDDYDGEFRYDRRPIGALQARSPSRIVYVGTTSKSLGPGVRIGWIACPPRLLDRLVGAKALADRVTGPLDQIALAGMIASGRYDRHLRLMRQRYRRRRDELAAAVAARLPGARITGITAGLHAILDLPPGAPPEAEIMAALAAASVRLHPLSAYARGPVPPGPPRLVVGYATPAAHAYGMALDALLTALEGLVVPRGRALPRTPGASAPGLLGAGLLGAGPKP from the coding sequence ATGACTGGCGCGGTGGCCGGGCTCGACCTGTGGCTGGAGCTGCCGGCCCACGGCACCCGGGCCAGGGCCCTGGAGGAGGCGCTGCGCACGGCGATCCGCGAGGGCCGGCTGACCGTCGGCACCCGGCTGCCCCCGACCCGGGGCCTGGCCGCCGAACTCGGGCTGTCCCGGGGCACGGTGAGCCAGGCGTACACCCAGCTCACCGGCGAGGGGTGGCTGACGACGCGGCCGGGCCGGGCGGGCACCCGGGTGGCCGAGCAGCCGCGCCCCGAGGCCGCGGCCACCGCGCCGCCGCCCGCCGCCCCGGCCGCCCGCGAGCCCCGGCACGACCTGGGCCCCGGCCGCCCGGACGTCGCCGCGTTCCCCCGGGCGGAGTGGCTGCGGGCCGTGCGGCAGGCGCTGCGGGAGGCGCCCGCCGAGGCGTTCGGATACGGCGACCCCCGGGGCCGGCCCGAGCTGCGTACGGCCCTGGCCGGCTATCTGGGCCGGGCCCGCGGGGTGCGCGTGGACCCGGCAAACCTCGTGGTGTGCTCCGGGTACACCCAGGCGCTCGGGCTGCTCACCGGGGTCTTCGCCGACGCGGGGGTGCGGACGATCGGCATGGAGGACCCGGCGCTCGCCGACCATGTCGCCATCGCCCGCGGGCGGCTGACCGTCGTGGACATACCCGTGGACGACGAGGGGATGCGGCTGGAGGCCCTGGCCCGCCCCGACATCCGGGCGGTGGCCTGCACGCCGGCCCATCAGTTCCCGCTGGGGGTGAGCATGTCGTCCGCCCGCAGGACCGGGCTGCTGACCTGGGCGCGGGAGCGCGACGGCTGGATCGTCGAGGACGACTACGACGGGGAGTTCCGCTACGACCGCAGGCCGATCGGGGCGTTGCAGGCCCGCAGCCCGTCCCGGATCGTCTACGTCGGCACGACGAGCAAGTCGCTGGGGCCCGGGGTGCGGATCGGCTGGATCGCCTGCCCGCCGCGCCTGCTGGACCGGCTGGTCGGGGCGAAGGCCCTGGCGGACCGGGTGACCGGCCCGCTGGACCAGATCGCGCTCGCCGGGATGATCGCCTCGGGCCGGTACGACCGGCATCTGCGGCTGATGCGCCAGCGCTACCGGCGGCGGCGGGACGAACTGGCCGCCGCGGTGGCCGCGCGGCTGCCGGGTGCCCGGATCACCGGGATCACGGCGGGGCTGCACGCGATCCTCGATCTGCCGCCGGGCGCGCCGCCCGAGGCGGAGATCATGGCCGCCCTGGCCGCGGCCTCGGTGCGGCTCCATCCGCTGAGCGCCTACGCCCGCGGTCCGGTTCCGCCCGGCCCGCCCCGCCTGGTCGTCGGCTACGCCACTCCGGCGGCCC